In a genomic window of Methylobacter sp. YRD-M1:
- a CDS encoding IS982 family transposase, translated as MKLTQLFCDVDDFCQTFIPAWQEKQLTNGDRKRNRAHRMSYSEMITLLVSYHQSGFRTFKWFYQKHVQRYWQSEFPKLLSYNRFIELVPTIIVPLTTFMNSRCGTSQGLAFIDSTPLKVCKNIRIPRHKTFVRQAGRGKSSTGWFYGFKLHLIVNDQGEILSFCITAGNVDDRKPVPKLVKSLTGKLFGDRGYISKKLTKLLASQDIELITTLKKNMKAQTIDAFDQLLLRKRSIIETINDQLKNIFDLEHSRHRSLTNYLSNIMAGLVAYSYQEKKPALNLRELDLLPLEQILIPN; from the coding sequence ATGAAATTAACACAATTGTTTTGTGATGTAGATGATTTTTGCCAGACTTTTATTCCAGCCTGGCAAGAAAAACAGTTGACGAACGGCGACCGGAAGCGGAACCGCGCACACCGCATGAGTTATAGCGAGATGATCACCCTGTTAGTGTCTTACCATCAGTCAGGCTTTCGAACCTTCAAATGGTTTTACCAAAAGCATGTGCAACGCTATTGGCAATCTGAATTCCCCAAGCTGTTGAGCTACAACCGGTTTATCGAGCTTGTGCCGACTATCATCGTGCCCTTAACGACTTTCATGAACAGCCGTTGCGGCACCTCGCAAGGCCTTGCCTTTATTGATTCTACGCCTCTGAAAGTCTGCAAGAATATCCGTATTCCCCGACATAAAACTTTTGTGCGTCAGGCCGGTCGAGGCAAGTCATCGACGGGCTGGTTTTATGGGTTTAAGTTACACCTGATCGTCAATGACCAAGGCGAAATCCTGTCATTCTGCATCACGGCAGGCAATGTCGATGATAGAAAACCGGTACCCAAACTGGTGAAATCATTGACCGGCAAGCTGTTCGGCGACCGAGGCTATATTTCCAAAAAATTAACTAAGCTGTTGGCTAGCCAGGATATTGAACTGATTACCACCTTGAAAAAGAACATGAAAGCTCAAACCATCGATGCCTTTGATCAATTACTGCTGCGTAAACGCAGCATCATTGAAACCATTAATGATCAGCTGAAAAACATTTTTGACCTCGAACATTCGCGTCATCGCTCGTTGACCAATTATCTGTCGAATATTATGGCAGGCTTAGTGGCTTACTCTTATCAAGAGAAAAAGCCGGCTCTCAATCTGCGTGAGCTTGATTTGTTACCTTTGGAGCAAATCCTTATCCCGAACTGA
- a CDS encoding SpvB/TcaC N-terminal domain-containing protein codes for MVPTEKTAKASEEKQGISAPAITLPKGGGAIHGMGEKFAANPVNGTGSMSVPIATSPGRSGFDPQLSLAYDSGAGNGPFGFGWSLSLPSITRKTDKGLPKYLDADESDVFILSGAEDLVPVLVEFGGQWQREILPPRTVGGKTYRIQRYRPRIEGLFARIERWSNEADPKDTFWRSISKDNITTFYGKTAESRITDPADPTRIFSWLICQSYDDKGNAIVYQYVEENSDGVDFSQVHEKNRTLSSRSANRHLKRIHYGNRQPNRDAEWNATDPALLPDSTWMFEVVFDYGDHDLENPLPQEPGRQWPVRNDPFSSYRSGFEVRTYRLCQRVLMFHHFPGEDGVGQDCLVRSTDFTYSHEEDPTSAQNPIFSFLVSVTQSGYKRQPGSYLKKSLPPVEFEYTQPTIDETLREIEPESLENLPYGLDGGRYQWVDLDGEGISGVLTEQAESWFYKRNLSPTNTRQENGRETVAPRFAPVELVAQKPSLATLGDGGQQLLDLAGDGQVDLVELEGPTPGFYERTEDERWEGFIPFTSLPNLGWDNPNLKFIDLTGDGHADILISEDEVFCWHASLAEAGFAPAERVRKALDEEKGPKLVLADGSQSIYLSDMSGDGLTDLVRIRNGEVCYWPNLGYGRFGAKVTMDNAPWFDRPDIFDEGRIRLADIDGSGVTDILYLGHRGVQVYFNQSGNRWSAPTHLTGVPATNNIKSVTVIDLLGNGTACLVWSSPLSGDARQPMRYLDLMGGQKPHLLIKEVNNLGAETHVQYAPSTKFYLADKIAGKPWITRLPFPVHVVERVETLDRISGNRFVTRYAYHHGYFDGPEREFRGFGMVEQLDTEEFAAFTESGTLPEATNIDEASHVPPVLTRTWFHTGLYLGRDHVSNFFAGLLDERDVGEYYREPDLTDEQARQLLLDDTVLPDGLTTEEEREACRALKGSMLRQEVYALDGTEEEKYPYTVTEQNFTIRLLQPHDGNRHAVFFTHAREAISYHYERALVPVLNGQIVDEVTASTNPSVKRLPDPRLAHTLTLEVDNFGNVLRSAAIGYGRRFSDLRLPSQPDRDKQTRTLVTYTENRVTNPIDDVAVHPDDYRTPLPAQTRTYELTGFKPANNSARFSFKEWTRNDFELVASAVEIPYEQTADGISKQKRLIEHVRTFYRPDDLGTAQNNDPLALLSLGIVEPLALPGESYKLAFTSELLTNVYQRPLGVIQPPGSPPPENLLPNPADVLKGGGAKNGGYVDLDGDANWWIPSGRMFFSPDTVDTASDELAFAREHFFLPHRYRDPFHAEPFDTETIVTFDDYKLLTVETRDALGNTARAENDYRVLGPRLVTDPNGNRSEAAFDVLGMVVATAVKGKIGQALGDLLEVFDPDPPLATLQAFVADPREQSASLLGKATTRTVYDLDRYQRCGQPPFAATLARETHFFDPGGPETNIQVGFSYSDGFGREIQKKIQADSGKAPKRGPDVTLPSGDVQPGELVRDAEGEGKPVQADTPQRWVGSGRTVFNNKGKPVRQYEPFFSSTPLYEQEREMTDTGVSPILFYDPVERVVATLHPNHTWEKVTFDPWRQETWDVNDTALIADPKADADVGDFFRRLPDEDYLPTWYQERISKPPEDSERQAAEKTTVHAGTPSVAHTDSLGRAFLTIAHNRFERDDVLNEEKYATRVMLDIEGNQREVTDARDRVVMRYDYDLLGNRIHQASMEAGERWMLNDVTGNPLHAWNSRKYNLRTEYDALRRPEKSFVQGGDPSEPNAEVFTQEILFGKTIYGESPETGLTEGERQRVNLRGKVFRQFDAAGIVTNYGTNPATTEPEPEAYDFKGNLLRSQRQLAREYKATLDWLIPANVPLETEVYTSSSRYDALNRPTELTSPHTQTMQSSVYRPTFNEANLLEKVEVNLRGATTATPFVRNIDYNAKGQRTLIEYGSGATPNRQGVTTTYQYDEQTFRLTRLTTTRPAGLNGIATQLFKDAGTVQDLNYTYDPAGNITCIADDALPTLFFDNQTVDPVCLYTYDAVYRLIEAQGRESIGQSALHLGLPQATYRDFPFAGLGAQSSDPKAVRRYTEEFIYDAVGNFEHMNHRAQGGEWVRDYQYKADSLIEQGQFSNRLSHTVLHPNGNQPLPEQHTHDAHGNMTTMRHLTLMQWDFKDQLRATARQVTNNGTPETTYYVYDAAGQRVRKVTERQATAGATPTRMKERVYLGGFEIYREYGGDGTGVSLERESLHVMDDQQRIALVETRTDTPVPEQLIRYQLGNHLGSASLELDDAGQLISYEEYHPYGSTSYQAGRSAAEVSLKRYRYTGKERDEETGFSYHGARYYAAWLGRWVSVDPAGFIDSLGLYSFAQNNPVNLRDVTGTNSREGTLVEYGAGLGQGHKLEQLHFFPESIQKKINPGWTRPLSKKNKELVLLGSASLNRTVDRKLAKYAEGIDYIRDEKHLLKIIHDIQDIWIEAGVSQDTVRDWAKSSYSTARKIGITKKPVPTRSSVLRRRSGGDVSDATKPKSGLLGKVAKPLAIIQGIAVAGDALADVFKGDFRKAAGKISSYAYDQSIGTVVDTAGAVKDVAEFVMDPLAGIRATVDDIKKMQAEQDALIADIFAPDEQKAPPVSSVVVDRPASKKPAYRRTPQDFAYAVLLLNAYLNIALSEPTNESSPVEESATKSQLSKVGGTNFTPTHPLCAYWTPTGIPFNVPEPCF; via the coding sequence ATGGTTCCGACTGAGAAAACTGCTAAAGCTAGTGAAGAAAAACAAGGCATATCTGCTCCCGCCATTACGCTTCCGAAAGGCGGTGGCGCCATCCATGGCATGGGCGAGAAATTCGCCGCCAACCCGGTCAATGGCACCGGCTCCATGTCAGTGCCGATCGCCACGAGCCCGGGGCGTTCCGGATTCGATCCGCAGCTTTCTCTCGCCTACGACTCCGGCGCCGGCAATGGCCCGTTCGGCTTCGGCTGGTCTCTCTCGCTTCCTTCCATCACCCGCAAAACTGACAAGGGACTTCCCAAATACCTAGACGCCGACGAATCTGATGTCTTCATCCTGTCCGGTGCCGAGGACTTGGTACCGGTGCTGGTCGAATTTGGCGGGCAGTGGCAGCGCGAGATCTTGCCCCCACGCACGGTTGGCGGTAAAACCTACCGCATCCAGCGCTATCGCCCCCGCATCGAAGGGCTGTTCGCCCGAATCGAGCGCTGGAGCAACGAAGCCGATCCCAAAGACACCTTCTGGCGTTCGATCTCCAAGGACAACATCACCACCTTTTACGGTAAGACGGCAGAAAGCCGCATCACCGATCCCGCCGATCCCACCCGCATCTTCAGTTGGCTGATCTGTCAGAGCTATGATGACAAGGGTAATGCCATCGTCTATCAGTACGTGGAAGAAAACTCGGACGGCGTGGATTTCTCGCAGGTCCACGAGAAAAACCGCACGCTTTCCAGTCGTTCGGCAAATCGCCATTTAAAACGCATCCACTACGGTAATCGCCAGCCCAACCGCGATGCAGAGTGGAACGCCACCGATCCGGCCCTACTTCCAGATTCAACATGGATGTTCGAGGTCGTCTTCGATTATGGCGATCACGATTTAGAAAATCCGCTGCCGCAAGAACCGGGGAGACAATGGCCTGTTCGGAACGATCCGTTTTCATCCTACCGGTCAGGCTTCGAAGTGCGGACCTACCGCCTCTGCCAGCGGGTTCTGATGTTTCATCATTTTCCCGGTGAGGACGGCGTCGGTCAGGACTGCCTCGTTCGTTCCACCGACTTCACTTATTCCCACGAAGAAGATCCCACCAGCGCGCAGAATCCCATCTTCTCGTTTCTGGTCTCCGTAACCCAGTCCGGTTACAAACGGCAACCGGGCAGCTATCTCAAGAAATCCCTGCCTCCGGTCGAATTCGAGTACACGCAACCGACGATCGACGAGACGCTTCGCGAGATTGAGCCCGAGAGCCTCGAAAACCTGCCCTACGGCTTGGATGGCGGACGTTACCAATGGGTCGACCTCGACGGTGAAGGAATCTCCGGCGTTCTTACCGAGCAGGCCGAGAGCTGGTTCTACAAACGGAACCTGAGTCCGACCAATACGCGGCAGGAGAACGGCCGCGAGACCGTTGCCCCCCGTTTCGCGCCGGTCGAGCTTGTCGCTCAAAAGCCCTCGCTTGCGACCCTCGGCGATGGAGGTCAACAGCTCCTCGATCTGGCCGGCGATGGTCAGGTCGATCTGGTCGAACTCGAAGGGCCGACCCCCGGCTTCTACGAGCGCACCGAAGACGAGCGTTGGGAGGGCTTCATCCCCTTCACCTCACTGCCCAATCTCGGGTGGGACAATCCCAATCTCAAATTTATCGATCTGACCGGTGATGGCCACGCCGATATCCTCATCAGCGAGGACGAAGTCTTCTGCTGGCACGCATCGCTCGCGGAAGCGGGCTTCGCTCCAGCCGAACGCGTACGCAAGGCGCTGGACGAAGAAAAAGGACCGAAGCTGGTCCTGGCGGATGGCTCGCAGTCCATCTACCTCTCCGATATGTCGGGCGATGGCTTGACCGACCTCGTGCGTATCCGCAACGGCGAGGTGTGCTATTGGCCCAATCTCGGCTATGGCCGATTTGGCGCCAAGGTGACGATGGACAACGCCCCCTGGTTCGACCGGCCGGATATTTTCGACGAGGGCCGCATCCGCCTCGCCGATATCGATGGTTCCGGCGTCACCGACATCCTCTATCTCGGACATCGCGGCGTCCAGGTGTATTTCAATCAATCGGGAAACCGCTGGAGCGCGCCGACCCACCTCACGGGCGTCCCCGCCACCAACAACATTAAGAGCGTCACGGTCATCGACCTGCTCGGCAATGGCACCGCCTGTCTCGTCTGGTCATCGCCCTTGTCTGGCGACGCTCGCCAGCCCATGCGCTACCTCGACCTCATGGGCGGTCAGAAGCCCCATCTGCTCATCAAAGAGGTCAACAACCTGGGGGCGGAGACGCACGTGCAGTATGCGCCTTCGACCAAGTTCTACCTCGCCGACAAGATAGCCGGAAAGCCGTGGATCACCCGGTTGCCTTTCCCCGTGCACGTGGTCGAGCGCGTTGAAACGCTCGATCGCATATCGGGCAACCGTTTCGTCACCCGCTATGCCTACCACCACGGCTACTTCGACGGTCCCGAGCGCGAGTTCCGCGGTTTCGGCATGGTCGAGCAACTGGACACGGAAGAGTTTGCGGCGTTCACCGAGAGCGGCACACTGCCTGAAGCCACCAATATCGACGAAGCCTCGCACGTGCCGCCCGTGCTCACCCGCACCTGGTTCCATACCGGGCTCTATCTCGGTCGCGACCATGTCTCCAACTTCTTCGCCGGGCTATTGGATGAACGGGATGTCGGCGAGTATTACCGCGAGCCGGACCTGACCGACGAGCAAGCGAGACAACTCCTGCTCGATGACACCGTGCTGCCTGACGGTTTGACGACCGAGGAAGAGCGTGAAGCCTGCCGTGCGCTGAAAGGATCGATGCTGCGCCAGGAAGTCTATGCGCTGGATGGCACCGAAGAGGAAAAGTATCCGTACACCGTCACCGAACAGAACTTCACGATCCGGCTTTTGCAGCCCCACGACGGCAACCGCCACGCGGTCTTCTTCACCCATGCCCGCGAAGCCATCAGCTACCACTACGAGCGCGCGCTCGTCCCGGTCCTCAACGGGCAGATCGTTGACGAGGTAACAGCAAGTACAAATCCCAGCGTCAAAAGGCTGCCAGATCCACGACTTGCCCACACGCTCACGCTCGAAGTCGACAATTTCGGCAACGTGTTGAGGTCTGCCGCCATCGGGTATGGTCGCCGGTTCTCCGATCTGCGCCTTCCGTCGCAGCCGGACCGCGATAAGCAGACTAGGACACTCGTCACCTACACCGAGAACCGTGTCACCAACCCGATCGACGACGTGGCCGTTCATCCCGACGACTACCGCACGCCGCTTCCAGCGCAAACGCGGACTTACGAGTTGACCGGCTTCAAGCCCGCGAACAACAGTGCACGTTTCAGCTTCAAGGAATGGACACGGAACGATTTCGAGTTGGTCGCATCCGCTGTGGAAATCCCCTACGAGCAGACAGCAGATGGCATCAGCAAGCAGAAGCGGTTGATCGAGCACGTGCGCACGTTCTACCGTCCCGATGACCTTGGTACGGCCCAAAACAATGATCCGCTGGCCCTGTTGTCATTGGGCATAGTGGAGCCGCTCGCCCTGCCGGGCGAAAGCTACAAGCTCGCTTTTACATCGGAGCTGCTGACAAATGTTTACCAGCGGCCCCTGGGTGTCATCCAACCACCCGGTTCACCACCGCCCGAGAACCTGCTCCCCAATCCCGCCGATGTCCTGAAAGGCGGCGGTGCTAAGAACGGCGGATATGTCGATCTGGATGGCGACGCCAACTGGTGGATTCCCTCCGGGCGGATGTTCTTTTCCCCGGACACCGTAGACACCGCCTCCGACGAATTGGCGTTTGCGCGCGAGCACTTTTTCCTTCCGCACCGCTACCGCGATCCCTTCCATGCCGAGCCCTTCGACACCGAAACCATCGTTACTTTCGACGATTACAAACTGCTCACGGTCGAAACCCGCGACGCACTCGGCAACACGGCTCGCGCAGAGAACGACTATCGCGTGCTCGGCCCCCGTTTGGTGACCGACCCGAATGGAAACCGCTCGGAAGCGGCTTTCGATGTTCTCGGCATGGTGGTCGCGACCGCCGTGAAAGGCAAAATCGGGCAGGCTCTCGGCGACCTGCTGGAAGTCTTCGATCCCGACCCACCGCTCGCGACTCTGCAAGCCTTTGTCGCCGATCCGCGGGAGCAATCGGCCTCCCTTCTGGGTAAAGCCACGACCCGCACCGTCTACGACCTCGACCGCTACCAGCGCTGCGGTCAGCCCCCCTTCGCGGCGACGCTGGCGCGGGAGACGCATTTCTTCGACCCCGGCGGCCCAGAGACGAATATCCAGGTCGGTTTCTCTTACTCCGACGGCTTCGGCCGCGAGATCCAGAAGAAAATCCAGGCCGATAGCGGCAAGGCACCGAAGCGCGGCCCCGATGTGACGCTCCCTAGCGGCGACGTGCAGCCCGGCGAACTGGTGCGCGACGCCGAGGGCGAGGGCAAGCCCGTGCAGGCCGATACGCCGCAGCGCTGGGTCGGCAGCGGGCGCACGGTATTCAACAACAAGGGCAAACCGGTCCGGCAATACGAGCCCTTTTTCAGCTCGACCCCTCTCTACGAACAGGAAAGGGAGATGACGGACACCGGCGTCAGTCCGATCCTGTTCTACGATCCGGTCGAGCGGGTCGTTGCCACGCTGCACCCCAACCACACCTGGGAAAAAGTGACATTCGATCCGTGGCGGCAAGAAACCTGGGATGTCAATGATACCGCGCTGATTGCCGATCCCAAGGCCGATGCCGATGTCGGAGACTTCTTCCGTCGATTGCCGGATGAGGATTACTTACCTACGTGGTATCAAGAGCGAATAAGCAAACCACCGGAAGATTCTGAGCGGCAGGCCGCCGAGAAAACGACCGTGCATGCCGGAACACCCTCGGTTGCCCACACCGATTCGCTCGGCCGCGCCTTCCTCACTATCGCGCACAACCGCTTCGAACGCGATGACGTGCTCAATGAGGAGAAATATGCCACCCGCGTGATGCTCGACATCGAAGGCAACCAGCGCGAAGTCACCGACGCCAGGGACCGCGTCGTGATGCGCTACGACTACGACCTGCTCGGCAACCGCATCCACCAGGCCAGCATGGAAGCGGGCGAGCGCTGGATGCTCAACGACGTGACCGGCAATCCGCTCCATGCCTGGAACAGCCGCAAATACAATCTTCGGACGGAATACGATGCCTTGCGCCGGCCGGAGAAATCGTTCGTGCAAGGCGGCGATCCGAGCGAACCAAATGCGGAAGTCTTTACCCAGGAAATCCTGTTCGGAAAGACGATCTATGGGGAAAGCCCGGAAACAGGGCTGACCGAAGGCGAAAGACAACGGGTCAATCTGCGCGGCAAGGTTTTTCGTCAGTTTGACGCAGCCGGTATCGTGACGAACTACGGAACGAATCCGGCGACGACTGAACCGGAACCGGAGGCTTATGATTTCAAAGGCAATCTCTTGCGAAGCCAGCGCCAGTTAGCGCGGGAGTACAAGGCGACGCTCGACTGGCTGATCCCCGCTAACGTGCCGCTCGAAACCGAGGTCTACACGAGCAGTAGCCGTTACGACGCGCTCAACCGTCCGACAGAACTGACTTCACCACATACTCAGACCATGCAATCCAGCGTCTACCGCCCCACATTCAACGAGGCCAATCTGCTGGAAAAAGTGGAGGTCAATCTGCGCGGCGCAACGACCGCGACGCCCTTCGTGCGCAACATCGACTACAACGCCAAGGGCCAGCGCACGCTGATCGAATACGGCAGTGGCGCGACACCGAACCGGCAAGGCGTGACGACCACCTATCAATACGACGAGCAGACCTTTCGCCTGACCCGTCTGACCACCACACGCCCCGCCGGGCTGAACGGCATCGCGACGCAGCTCTTCAAGGATGCTGGCACAGTGCAGGATCTGAACTACACCTACGATCCGGCTGGAAATATCACCTGCATTGCTGATGATGCTCTACCGACGCTGTTCTTCGACAATCAAACGGTGGACCCGGTCTGTCTTTACACCTACGACGCGGTGTACCGCCTGATCGAAGCGCAAGGCCGCGAGTCCATCGGCCAGTCCGCCCTCCATCTCGGCCTGCCCCAGGCCACCTACCGCGATTTTCCCTTTGCGGGCCTTGGGGCGCAGTCCTCCGACCCCAAGGCCGTGCGGCGCTACACCGAAGAGTTCATCTACGACGCGGTGGGAAATTTCGAGCACATGAACCATCGCGCCCAGGGCGGAGAGTGGGTGCGCGATTACCAGTACAAGGCGGATAGCCTCATCGAGCAGGGGCAATTCAGCAACCGGCTCAGCCATACGGTCCTCCACCCGAACGGAAATCAGCCGCTGCCAGAACAACACACCCACGACGCCCACGGCAACATGACCACCATGCGGCACCTGACCCTGATGCAGTGGGATTTCAAGGATCAGTTGCGGGCGACCGCGCGGCAGGTAACCAACAACGGCACGCCAGAAACCACCTATTACGTCTATGACGCGGCCGGACAGCGCGTGCGCAAGGTCACCGAGCGGCAGGCCACTGCCGGTGCGACGCCCACGCGTATGAAAGAACGCGTCTACCTGGGCGGATTCGAGATCTATCGCGAGTACGGCGGCGATGGAACCGGCGTGAGCCTGGAGCGGGAGAGCCTGCATGTGATGGACGACCAGCAGCGCATCGCGCTGGTGGAGACGCGCACGGACACTCCCGTACCGGAGCAGCTCATTCGTTACCAGTTAGGCAATCACCTCGGGTCGGCTTCTCTGGAGTTGGATGATGCGGGGCAGCTCATTTCCTACGAGGAGTATCACCCCTACGGCAGCACGTCGTATCAGGCGGGGCGTAGCGCGGCGGAGGTGAGTCTGAAGCGGTATCGGTATACGGGGAAGGAGCGGGATGAGGAGACGGGGTTTAGTTATCATGGGGCGAGATATTACGCGGCGTGGTTGGGGAGATGGGTGAGTGTGGATCCGGCCGGATTTATTGACAGTTTGGGGCTTTATTCATTCGCACAAAACAACCCTGTGAACCTTCGAGACGTAACCGGAACAAATTCTCGTGAAGGTACATTGGTTGAATACGGCGCGGGACTGGGTCAAGGCCATAAACTCGAGCAACTTCACTTCTTTCCAGAAAGTATCCAGAAAAAGATCAACCCAGGTTGGACACGTCCGCTCTCTAAAAAGAATAAAGAGTTGGTGCTTCTCGGTTCGGCTTCATTGAATCGTACAGTCGACAGAAAGCTTGCAAAATATGCCGAGGGAATAGATTACATTAGGGATGAAAAGCATTTGCTGAAGATCATCCATGATATTCAAGACATTTGGATAGAAGCAGGAGTGTCACAGGACACTGTACGTGACTGGGCCAAGAGCTCATACTCAACCGCACGAAAAATTGGCATCACAAAGAAGCCAGTGCCCACCCGTTCTTCTGTGCTGAGACGCAGATCAGGCGGGGATGTATCTGATGCAACCAAACCGAAATCTGGACTACTTGGGAAGGTGGCGAAGCCACTAGCAATCATCCAGGGTATTGCAGTCGCTGGCGATGCCCTCGCGGATGTATTCAAAGGCGACTTTAGAAAGGCTGCAGGAAAAATCAGTTCTTACGCTTATGATCAGTCGATTGGTACTGTGGTCGACACTGCTGGCGCGGTGAAGGACGTAGCCGAATTTGTGATGGATCCGTTGGCAGGGATCAGAGCGACGGTGGATGACATCAAGAAAATGCAAGCTGAACAGGATGCGCTGATTGCGGACATCTTTGCCCCCGATGAGCAGAAGGCTCCGCCTGTTTCTTCAGTTGTCGTGGACCGGCCAGCATCAAAAAAACCGGCTTATAGACGCACACCGCAAGACTTTGCATATGCCGTATTGTTGTTGAACGCATATTTGAACATCGCTTTGTCCGAACCGACAAATGAATCTTCACCGGTTGAGGAATCGGCCACGAAAAGTCAGTTGTCGAAGGTGGGTGGAACCAATTTCACACCCACTCATCCACTGTGTGCTTACTGGACTCCAACCGGAATCCCATTTAATGTCCCGGAACCATGTTTTTAG
- a CDS encoding REP-associated tyrosine transposase, with protein sequence MPDYRRNWVPGGTYFFTVTLLERKRDLLVTEITLLRDAVRRIKHLYPFEIVAWVVLPDHLHCVLRLPPGDADYATRWRLIKLLFSRGLPKQERLSSVRNRQNERGIWHRRYWEHTIRDERDLAHHVDYVHWNLRGLTLILTCVWSRHLK encoded by the coding sequence TTGCCTGATTATCGCCGCAATTGGGTGCCGGGCGGCACTTACTTTTTTACTGTTACGCTGCTTGAACGTAAGCGGGATCTGCTGGTAACAGAAATCACATTGTTGCGGGATGCGGTGCGCCGAATAAAACATCTCTACCCATTTGAGATTGTGGCGTGGGTAGTGTTACCGGATCATCTGCATTGTGTATTGAGGCTGCCTCCAGGCGATGCGGATTATGCAACCCGCTGGCGCTTGATTAAGTTGTTATTTTCTAGAGGCTTGCCAAAACAAGAGCGACTTTCTTCCGTAAGAAATCGCCAGAATGAGCGCGGTATATGGCATCGACGCTATTGGGAACACACGATCCGCGATGAAAGGGATTTAGCTCATCATGTTGATTATGTGCATTGGAACCTACGCGGGCTGACACTCATCTTGACTTGTGTCTGGTCAAGGCATCTGAAATGA